In Kushneria marisflavi, the following are encoded in one genomic region:
- a CDS encoding DUF2959 domain-containing protein, which yields MRHTRLTTWVPSAVLLATLTLSGCQSAYYDVMEQAGVHKRDILSDRVIAARDAQQEADEQFSSALERYQSVVTVPESKLSRTYGELESDYERSQAAAERVSQRIDAIESVAQALFREWEGELDQYQNQTYRRQSERELEQTRQRYGEMLDAMHRAEDTMPPVLTAMHDNVLFLKHNLNARAIGALKGEVNQLETQIATLRREMQASIERSNRFIDGMTPVD from the coding sequence ATGAGACATACACGTCTGACGACATGGGTCCCTTCAGCGGTACTGCTGGCGACTCTGACGCTTTCAGGTTGTCAGAGTGCCTATTATGACGTCATGGAACAGGCCGGCGTGCACAAGCGCGATATCCTGTCCGATCGTGTTATCGCCGCCCGTGATGCTCAGCAGGAAGCCGATGAGCAATTTTCCTCGGCACTGGAGCGCTATCAGAGTGTGGTGACGGTGCCAGAGAGCAAACTGTCCCGAACCTATGGCGAGCTCGAGTCCGACTACGAGCGCAGCCAGGCCGCGGCCGAGCGTGTCAGTCAGCGCATCGACGCCATTGAAAGCGTAGCGCAGGCGCTTTTCAGGGAGTGGGAAGGCGAACTGGATCAGTATCAGAACCAGACCTACCGGCGTCAGAGCGAGCGTGAACTTGAGCAGACACGTCAGCGCTACGGTGAGATGCTCGATGCCATGCACCGCGCTGAAGATACGATGCCACCGGTTCTGACGGCCATGCATGACAATGTACTGTTTCTCAAGCACAACCTTAATGCACGCGCCATCGGTGCGTTAAAAGGGGAGGTCAATCAGCTTGAAACGCAGATTGCCACCCTCAGGCGCGAGATGCAGGCCTCAATCGAACGCTCCAATCGTTTTATCGATGGTATGACGCCCGTGGATTGA
- the fabV gene encoding enoyl-ACP reductase FabV, with protein sequence MVIHPKVRGFICTTTHPVGCEQNVREQIEITRSRGTIEGGPKKVLVIGASTGYGLSARITAAFGCGADTLGVFFEKPGTETRPGSAGWYNSAAFDRLASAEGLYSRSINGDAFAHETRDQAIEMIKGEMGGQIDLVVYSLASPVRKLPDSGEVVKSALKPIGETYRATALDTNKDQIIEASVEPASQEEIDNTIRVMGGEDWELWIDALDQAGVLAEGASTVAFSYIGTEITWPIYWHGSLGKAKEDLDRAAQALDTRLSEKGGHANVAVLKSVVTQASAAIPVMPLYISMVYRIMKEKNLHEGTIDQLNRLFHEHLTVGQSPALDDAGRMRLDDRELRDDVQDECKALWPKVTSDNVFEMTDYAGYKHEFLKLFGFDRDDVDYDADVNPKVDFDVIQL encoded by the coding sequence CGAAGGCGGTCCGAAAAAGGTTCTGGTCATCGGTGCCTCTACCGGTTATGGCCTGTCGGCACGTATCACTGCCGCCTTCGGATGTGGTGCCGATACGCTGGGCGTTTTCTTTGAAAAGCCGGGTACCGAAACCCGCCCGGGATCGGCAGGCTGGTATAACTCGGCAGCCTTTGATCGGCTGGCCAGTGCTGAAGGGCTCTATAGCCGTTCGATCAACGGTGATGCCTTCGCCCATGAAACGCGCGATCAGGCCATCGAGATGATCAAAGGCGAGATGGGTGGTCAGATCGATCTGGTGGTCTATTCGCTGGCATCACCGGTGCGCAAGCTTCCCGACAGCGGTGAAGTCGTCAAGTCAGCCCTCAAGCCGATCGGTGAGACCTATCGAGCCACGGCGCTGGATACCAACAAGGATCAGATCATCGAGGCCTCGGTCGAGCCGGCGTCACAGGAAGAGATCGACAATACCATTCGCGTCATGGGTGGTGAGGACTGGGAGCTCTGGATCGACGCGCTTGATCAGGCCGGCGTGCTGGCCGAAGGCGCCAGCACGGTGGCCTTCAGCTATATCGGCACCGAAATCACCTGGCCGATCTACTGGCACGGCTCGCTGGGCAAGGCCAAGGAAGATCTCGATCGTGCGGCGCAGGCACTCGACACCCGCTTGAGCGAAAAGGGCGGCCATGCCAACGTTGCCGTGCTCAAGTCCGTGGTCACCCAGGCCAGTGCCGCCATTCCGGTCATGCCGCTCTACATCTCCATGGTCTATCGCATCATGAAAGAGAAGAATCTGCATGAAGGCACGATCGATCAGCTCAACCGGCTGTTCCATGAGCACCTGACTGTCGGCCAGAGCCCGGCTCTGGATGACGCCGGCCGCATGCGTCTGGATGATCGCGAACTGCGTGATGACGTGCAGGATGAGTGCAAGGCGCTGTGGCCGAAGGTTACCAGCGATAACGTTTTTGAGATGACTGACTACGCCGGCTACAAGCATGAGTTTCTCAAGCTGTTCGGTTTCGACCGTGATGACGTCGATTACGATGCTGACGTCAATCCGAAGGTCGATTTCGACGTGATTCAACTCTGA